The Gordonia terrae genome contains the following window.
TCGTTGACGATGCGTTCGCGGGTTTCGGGCTTGTCCCGGTAGTCGAGAAGAACGTCTGGGCGCTCGGCGAAGATCTCGAACCCCGCGCCGACGAGGTAGGCGGGGTTGGGTGCACCGGACATGTAGAAGAGCACCATGTTCTCCAGCACCTGACGTTCGGTGATCTCCCCGCGCTTGCTCGCCGCGATGAGTTCGTCGGCCAGTCCATTGCCGGGGTTGAGTTCTTTCTCGCGGAGCAGCTTCTCGGTGGTGGTGAACATGTAGTTGAGGGCCTCGGTCGACTTCTCGAGGGTACCGGCGGGCGGGTCGGTGGCCTGGATGAGCATGGCGTTCCACAATGCCCAGAAGAGCGGTTCGACCTCGCCGTCGGGAAATCCGAGCACTTGGGCCATCGTCGTGTGAGTGGGAACGACGCCGAGGTCGTAGTGGGCGTCGATGACGCTGCCGGGTTCGTACTCGGCGAGGATGGACGTCATCGATTCCCGCGTCGCCTCGACCCATCGACGGATCAACTTCGGGGTGAACCACCGCGAGAAGAGTCGACGAGCCTGAGTGTGATTCGGCGGATCCATCGTGAGCACGGTGTTGTTGAAAGCGGCACCGAACACGGTCTGTCCCTCGTTGTTCGGTTCGAGGATGCTCATGTTGGGAGCCTTGACGAACTTCATCGCTTCGTCGTATCCCAGGACGACGAAGGTGTTGTCGTCGGTTTGGTGAACCGGACCCAGCTGACGGGCACGGTCGTACCACGGGTGCGGGTTGAGCTGGAAATCCCGGTCATTCCACGGAAACAGGTCACTCCCGGCAGTCGGGGCCGGCATGGGCGCACGTTCGGCGGCCGGGATGAGGATGGGAAGTGCGTCGTTGTGCGCCCATTGCGTGGCGACATCGACGGGGTCGAGGCCGGTGGTGGCGTCGTGTCGCCCCACGTTGCCGATCTGGGTGGCCCCGAGTTCGACGAGCAGGTTCGCCATCGTCTTGATGGCGTTGTTGTAGTTCTCGTAACTGCTGTCCCCGAGCCCGAACGCCGCGAACCGCAGCCCGCTCAGGTCGGGACGCTCTGCAACCAGGGCGTCGTAAAACGGTTCGGTGGTCGCCGGGAGGCCCCCCTCGCCGTAGGTGGAGGTGATCAGCACCGCGACCTTCGCGTCGGCGACATCGCTGACATCGACGTCGGTCAGTTCACGCAGTTGCGTATCGACGTCGGCGTCTTTGAGGATGGCGACGATTTCGTCGCCGACCATCTCGGCGTTTCCGGATTCGGTGCCGTACCAGACATGGATCAGGGTCATGCGGGTGTCCTTTCGTTGATGGGTCGTCGCTGCCGACATTCCCTTGAGGTGGAAGGCCTACTTCTTGGAATCGCGTACTACGTCGGACATTTCGGTCCATGTCGTGAACTTGCGGCGAACGCGGCCGGGGCGGGCGCGTCCGACTTCGGCTCGGTCGATGAGGGTCCAGTCGTCGAATGTCGTCGAGGTGGGCGGTAGATGTGGTCGCACACCGTCGAGTCCGGTGTGGCCGGCGTCTCGACCCAGGTGATCGACGATTTGACGGGCGGCCTCTTTTGCGAGAGAACGATTCTCGGCCAGGTTGCCCAAAGAGCCGCTTCCGCAGCCACCCACCCGAACGATGTGGCCGCGACCTGTCCAGTCGTCGAGTGCTGTGCCGTCTACGAACCCCATCGCGGTGATCACGGTGTCGGCATGATGTACGAAAGTGCCGCTCGCAGTTTCTGTTTCGTCGAGACTTCCGTTGAACCGGGTGCGCACGACGCAGTGACGACCCCCGGTGTCCACACTGATCGGAGTCTCACGGAAGCGCACGTCCACGCGCACGCCGCGACCGTCCCCCGTGTTGGTGTCGGCGGAACGTTCCTCGAGCTGACCGTCGAGATAGACCGTGACGCCCGGAAGTGCGCAGAGCTCGGCGAACATGGATGCGTCCCAGCGAACCCGGTCTCGTGGCCCACGGGAAAGCAGAGTCAACTGGCGGATGTTCGCCGTTTCGAGCGATTCGCGAGCGTCATCGTCGATGTCCGAATTGTGGAAACCGTCCTCTGCTTTGCAGAGCAACCGAGCGACGTCCATGGCCACGTTTCCGGTGCCGACGATGAGCACCTCCTCCCCGAGTGGGCGAGGCTCGGTTGACCTCAAAGTGCTGTCGGGATCACCGTTGAGGAACCGGAGGAGCTGGCCGGCGCCGTACACGGGGGCAGCCGGATCGACAGGTACCTCCAACGGGCGATCCGCGGCGAGACCCGTTGCCAGGACGACTACATCGAAGTTGTCCTCGAGTAGGTCAAGGGGGAGATCCCGGCCGATGGTGGTGTTGCCGACGAAGTCGACACGGTCCGACGCGAACAACCGGTCGAATTGTCGGCTGACGTTCTTCATGCCCTGGTGATCCGGTGCAACTCCGTAGCGCAGCAAACCGAAGGGGGTCGGACGGGTGTCGAAGATCGCGATGTGAACGTCGGGCGCGGAGCGGAGGAGCGCCATCGCCGTGTAGCACCCGGATGGGCCGCACCCGATGATGGCCACGTGACCGGCAATTCGCTGCGGCGCCACCGGTGCGGCGCAGTGAGTCCCGGCCGGCGAATCTGGGTCGAAGGACATTGGAGCTCCTGGAGGCGGGGAAGTTGAGGCGCCGGTCGCATCTGCGTCGCCGGCTGGTGTGACGCACACTACCCTACCTAACTACCGTTCGTGAGTCGAGATGTGATTCACTGAGTTTTGTAAACAGCGTGTGACCGATCTCGCCAAAACTCTTCCCAAGCTTACGAACGTTAGGTAGCGTCTCACGCATCGCAGAGTGATCTGGACAACACCAACCATCCTGCGAGGCTCGCTCCCACTTCATCTACGAGGGATCTCACCGTGACCGAAGCTTCCAATCTCCCCGGGGCGTCTGCCGCCGGGCCGACCGCGTCAGAGACGCGCCTGTCGGGCAATCTCGGCGCGACATCGCTGGTCCTCAGCGTGCTCGCGTTCTCCGCGCCCATCGTCACCGTTTCCGGCTACATCGCCTTCGCGATCGGTTTCGTCGGTGAAGCGGCGCCACTGGCCTGGGTCGTCGCGACCGTCAGCTTGGCCATCTTCGCGGTCGGATACACGACCATGACGCGGCACATCCGCCGGCCAGGCGCCTTTTACGCCTACATCAGCCTCGGCCTCGGCAAGACGCCTGGAGTCGGTGGTGCCTACCTCGCGACAGTGTCGTACATGCTGATCACAGTCGGCATCTTCACCTTCTCCGGAACGATGATGTCGGCTGCGATCGAGGCGCTGGGCGGGCCGTCGATTCCGTGGTGGGCATGCACGATCGTGGGGTGGATACTCATCGCGACTCTGGGTCATTTCCAGATTGAGTTGTCCGCCAAAGTCTTGGGCACAGTCATGGTCCTGGAAGTCATTCTCGTCGCGGTCTTCAACGTATTCGTCATCGCAAAGGGTGGGGACAGCGGGCTCTCGGCGGCTCCGCTGGATCCGACGAAGTTCTTCAATGCCGGAACCGGATTGGCATTGCTCTTCGCTTTTGGCAATTTCATCGGTTTCGAGGCGACCGCGCTGTATCGCGACGAAGTTCGTGACCCGGCCAGGACGGTTCCCCGCGCCACCTATTTGGCGGTGGTACTGATCGGCGGCTTCTATGCTGTTTCCGCTTATTCGATGATCATCGCCTACGGACCGACTGCGACGGACGTAGCGAACTCAGAGCCCACAACCATGTTCGACAACGCCATGGCCACGTACGTCAGCCCGAGCCTGGCGAACATCACCTTGGTGCTGGTCGCGACGTCTGGACTGGCTTCCACCCTGTCGACACACAACATCGTTGCCCGATACGTCCAGAACCTCAGCGCCGATCACGCTCTGCCGGCCTTGCTTGCGCGGGTGCACCCCACTCATAAGTCTCCCTACCGGGCCTCTGCGGCCTCTGCGGCCATCGTCGGCGTCCTGTTGATTCTTGCGGGAGTGACCATCCCGGACGAAACCATCATCATCGGCACAGGTAGCGGGCTGGGCACGGCAGGCGTGTTGACCCTGATGGCAGTGGTCAGCTTCGCGGTGTTTCGCTATTTCTCCCGGACCGGTCGACCCGCGGGTGAATCCGTGTGGCGCGTGACCACGGCCCCGCTCATCGCTCTCACCATCCTCGGTGCGGTGGTGTTCTTCGCGATCATTCGTTTCGACCTCTTGGTGGGTGGCGAACCCGGTGAGAAGTTGTGGCTGCTGATCTTTCCGATTGCATTCTTCGCTGCCGGCAGTGCCGTGGCTCAGTACATGAAACGAAACCGACCGGACCGATACGCGCTACTGGGCCGCGCCGAAGGAGACGACGCCGACACCGATCCGACCAACGACAACGCCACACCGGTTCGCTGAGCCGAGTGGATTCGCCGACGCAGGTATCTCACATGCGCACACACGGAATGAGGAGAGAATTGACAGTAGTAAGAATCGGACTGGTTGGAGCCGGCCCGTGGGCGCGGATCTTTCATGCGCCGATGATCACCGGCGGGCCGGAGACCGAGCTGACAGCAGTGTGGGCGCGTCGCACCGAGGCCGCCCAGGAGATCGCGGACGAGTTCGGATCGTCGGTGGCAACGTCGTTCGATGACCTTCTCGACCGGGTCGACGCGTTGGTGTTCGCGGTTCCCCCCTTCATCCAGGCCGAACTCGCCGCACAGGCGGCGCGGGCTGGCAAACCGATGCTGCTCGAGAAGCCGCTCGGTGTGGATCTGGCTCAGGCGGAGAAGCTGACGCAGGCGATCGACGAAGCGGGTGTGGCGACTCAGGTGATGTTCACCAACCGCTTCAGCCCACGGATCAGGGGCTTCCTCGAACGGGCCCGCGCTCAGACGCCGATCGGGGCCGTCGGTTACTACGTCAACCAGGCGGCACTTCCGGGCGGGACGTTCGCCACGCCTTGGCGGGTGGAAAAGGGTGGCCTCCTCGATCTCGGGCCGCACGTCCTCGACACCCTCGACGCCGCTGTCGGCCCCATCGTCGAGGTACGCGGTGAAGGGGACCCCCAGCGCTGGTACGTCCTCACCGCCACCCACGAGAATGGCGTGATCAGTCAGGCAGCATTGTCGCTGACCAGCCCCGTCGTCGCCGATGTCGCAGGCGTGAAGGTCTACACGGAGCAAGGCGAACTCGAGTGCGAGTTCGTCGGCAAAGACGGAGATCCAGAGGCGCCGAACGTGATTCGGCGTGAGTTCGCTGAGGTCGTCAGGTCCGGCGTCTCGCATGAGGTCGACGTTCACCGTGCCCTCTACATCCAGCGACTGCTCGAACAGGCCGCGCCGAACTGAGTCGGGGGCGAAGCCCGCGGCGGTCCAGATCACGACGCCGTCGCGGGCCCCGGACGCGGGTCCGGTTCGACCTCCCGACGCCGACACGCACCGAAGGAGAACACCATGTCGGACGACAACGTCGCGACCACCATCGAAGAACTTCTAGGCCCGGACAGCCCGAAGAACTGGGGCAAGTGGGGCCCGGACGACGAGGTCGGCAGCCTCAACTATCTCGACGCTGCCCAGGTACTCCGTGCCGTCAGCACTGTCGAAACCGGCGAGGTGTTCACCCTCCAGGTCCCGATCGGGGACCCCGACCGTCCCGACCCTGTCTGGCCGGGCCGCGAGCCGGCAGTCCGTACACCGGTGATGGACGAGGGTTACTTCGTGCGCGGCGAGGAGCCGGAACCGTCCGACGGACATCACTGGGCCGATGACCGGATCGAGAT
Protein-coding sequences here:
- a CDS encoding cytochrome P450, yielding MTLIHVWYGTESGNAEMVGDEIVAILKDADVDTQLRELTDVDVSDVADAKVAVLITSTYGEGGLPATTEPFYDALVAERPDLSGLRFAAFGLGDSSYENYNNAIKTMANLLVELGATQIGNVGRHDATTGLDPVDVATQWAHNDALPILIPAAERAPMPAPTAGSDLFPWNDRDFQLNPHPWYDRARQLGPVHQTDDNTFVVLGYDEAMKFVKAPNMSILEPNNEGQTVFGAAFNNTVLTMDPPNHTQARRLFSRWFTPKLIRRWVEATRESMTSILAEYEPGSVIDAHYDLGVVPTHTTMAQVLGFPDGEVEPLFWALWNAMLIQATDPPAGTLEKSTEALNYMFTTTEKLLREKELNPGNGLADELIAASKRGEITERQVLENMVLFYMSGAPNPAYLVGAGFEIFAERPDVLLDYRDKPETRERIVNEIARLNPVELLLTRFPTEDVEIAGTIIPQGATIKFPIGAVNRDPAVFDAPHEFDYTRPLDLSRNLTFGLGTHSCAGQLIARAEIEVIFTMTAERFTEVALVEPPTRVMTDRLVAYDKMPISLS
- a CDS encoding FAD-dependent oxidoreductase — translated: MSFDPDSPAGTHCAAPVAPQRIAGHVAIIGCGPSGCYTAMALLRSAPDVHIAIFDTRPTPFGLLRYGVAPDHQGMKNVSRQFDRLFASDRVDFVGNTTIGRDLPLDLLEDNFDVVVLATGLAADRPLEVPVDPAAPVYGAGQLLRFLNGDPDSTLRSTEPRPLGEEVLIVGTGNVAMDVARLLCKAEDGFHNSDIDDDARESLETANIRQLTLLSRGPRDRVRWDASMFAELCALPGVTVYLDGQLEERSADTNTGDGRGVRVDVRFRETPISVDTGGRHCVVRTRFNGSLDETETASGTFVHHADTVITAMGFVDGTALDDWTGRGHIVRVGGCGSGSLGNLAENRSLAKEAARQIVDHLGRDAGHTGLDGVRPHLPPTSTTFDDWTLIDRAEVGRARPGRVRRKFTTWTEMSDVVRDSKK
- a CDS encoding APC family permease produces the protein MTEASNLPGASAAGPTASETRLSGNLGATSLVLSVLAFSAPIVTVSGYIAFAIGFVGEAAPLAWVVATVSLAIFAVGYTTMTRHIRRPGAFYAYISLGLGKTPGVGGAYLATVSYMLITVGIFTFSGTMMSAAIEALGGPSIPWWACTIVGWILIATLGHFQIELSAKVLGTVMVLEVILVAVFNVFVIAKGGDSGLSAAPLDPTKFFNAGTGLALLFAFGNFIGFEATALYRDEVRDPARTVPRATYLAVVLIGGFYAVSAYSMIIAYGPTATDVANSEPTTMFDNAMATYVSPSLANITLVLVATSGLASTLSTHNIVARYVQNLSADHALPALLARVHPTHKSPYRASAASAAIVGVLLILAGVTIPDETIIIGTGSGLGTAGVLTLMAVVSFAVFRYFSRTGRPAGESVWRVTTAPLIALTILGAVVFFAIIRFDLLVGGEPGEKLWLLIFPIAFFAAGSAVAQYMKRNRPDRYALLGRAEGDDADTDPTNDNATPVR
- a CDS encoding Gfo/Idh/MocA family protein encodes the protein MRTHGMRRELTVVRIGLVGAGPWARIFHAPMITGGPETELTAVWARRTEAAQEIADEFGSSVATSFDDLLDRVDALVFAVPPFIQAELAAQAARAGKPMLLEKPLGVDLAQAEKLTQAIDEAGVATQVMFTNRFSPRIRGFLERARAQTPIGAVGYYVNQAALPGGTFATPWRVEKGGLLDLGPHVLDTLDAAVGPIVEVRGEGDPQRWYVLTATHENGVISQAALSLTSPVVADVAGVKVYTEQGELECEFVGKDGDPEAPNVIRREFAEVVRSGVSHEVDVHRALYIQRLLEQAAPN